The nucleotide sequence GAAGAATGTTGACAAAGACAGACATTTAtgtaagtttattattttacttaaGGAATATATTTAACAGTATAtaagattataaaataaaattttgggaGGAAACAGTCTTTTAACACATTCGAAATTTGCTCACATTTTCATGATAATAAGTATTGGAAGAAGCAGAGTGTCTCTGTGGTTGCCTAACTAACACGCTCTGAAGTTTCCTGATATTGACACCAATTTGGGGATTTCCTTGAAGCTTTTAGGGTTTCAtgttgtttttttgaaaattcatttttaaagtGAATCTTAGATTTGGTGCAGAGTTACTGAACTACACACTAGAATTACgatttatcttcaaaaattgatatttttggaaaaatatgaattttctggTGCCACTTACAAAGGGGTTTTTCTTGATTAAAGCATATAATAGCTTCACATCtgacagaaaaatataataagaatttttaactCAAAATTGTTTGCCTTacccacaattttttttatcaaaatatattttatcatgaaAGCATGTCAATTTTTAGCATATTACAACATTTGCAGTTCTTTTTTGCCTTTGCTTCAtgtactaatattttttttatagttattgGAGAACCAATTTGGTGCACAGTACTCAAATGTGACAGTTCTAATGAAGCCAGTAATTTAAGAGTTAGCAGCAAAATTGAACATATCAAGAATACCAAAACTGAGGATGTACAAAGTTTGCATGACATTATTCCAGGGATGAAAGTAGAAATTTTAATAGAAGAGGTATTGTGTCtattaaattttagtaaaaatctAATCttcttaaaaacaaataaaatcttgacatttctttatcaaatttccagattttatttatttttaaacaaaatttcaactaaatgAGCCCTAAAATTAAGACATcacgaaatatatataaaactgtCTTGAGAgtaaaaagttaaagaaaatgataaagtattgatacaagactagaaaattaatgtcatattttgaaaatgtatagttattatattttattgagtttaggattgaatttttttttaggttaCAAACAATGGTGTCCAAGGAAAGTTTTTGAACAACTTTTTTGGACATATTGATGAAGGACatctgaataaaaatatatttaaataccaAGAAGGGAATCTAATAACAGCAAATGTTTTGTACATTGATCACACCATTAAAGTTACATATTTAACTACTTATGATTTGGATTTAGTTCCGGAACCAGAATATAAGATTGGAGAGATTAAAATGGCGGAggtaatgtttttttatacataGATTATCCCATAATTTGTAACCCTAGTTAAGTTTCTTCCCTCTtgataaatttccaaaaagtttataatttgtGCCTTTTTTTAAAGGGCATAGGTATGTTTTAAATATGATGAACATTTATTACTGGGGTCATAACATTTTTCATTGAAGTTGAATGATTAGACGGTAATATGTTTTTATCTTCCTCAATtctttattaaacttttttcttttaatttcatgtttttcaaaACTTCACACAATGCCTTATCTTCAATATTGTCAACCCAAATGTCTCTGTACATTTATTTAATGTTGTGTGTATCCTATTGCAATTTCTTATGTTTCTTTTAATgcataatttttggttttggtATAATCTACAGCTAACTGGTGTGTTTTTAATCCAAACGTGTTGTTTTCTAATCTCCATGTAGATTTTATATCCAGGTCGCCTTCAATGTTCAAAATCGACTTTCAATCCAGCTGCTAGTTTCCAAGAATTTAACATTAATcttggttattgaaaatttcttctttaataaataaattaaatccatccaacaattttttattcttattttctgaCAAAAATTGTGGATGAATCCCATTTTTCCCCTTCAGAATTTTTTCCATAGAGTTTTCCCAAAAGGGTGGTTCTTGGTACAATAACTGTTTTGCAGCATGTGTCGGAGGTACACCATTTCTGCACGTAGACAGAGCTGAAAATATTTGCTCTTTACTCCatgctaatatttttttagacatccaaaattaaaaaaaaatcagtattttgaccaaattaatttttctctacTTTGTGACACAACATATGTATATAGACACTACTAAAAAAATCTTTGTTGCAAATGAAAAAGATGTATCATTTGTTAAACCGGATCAAATTGTAGGATCGTTAATTTTACctatgaaagtgaaaaaaaattatttaaatacctTAATAAAATTGCATATGTCAcatactaataattataattttttgtatcttgtattcaaataattagaataGGTCTGCAtcaaattttgaagatatttttcattggaaattatttttttaaagaaatatcttcACCAAAGTGAATCCCACTGGTGCTCTTACCttatattgatttaatttctaataaatatttacacaaTTGCTAGATAATTACAAgtggtgaattttttttttctattctaggTTACTTCTAAATCACATAATGGTGTATACCTCACATTACCATCTAAAGAAAGATGCTTTGTTACCAATAAACGATTAATACATTCTCTACCAAAACAacatcaaaatatcaatatatcagATTCCGTACGATTGAAATTTGCCCTTGGTACTAATCGTCAATGTCGCATTTTGGATTACAATCGCCTAACTAGAACTTATATAGGAACTCTGGAACAATCcttgataaaagaaaaattatttacaacgTCTGATGTCACAATAGGTCAATTGTTAGATGTCACAATCAGAACTATTAAACCAGAAGGATTGGTTGTGACTTCTGGACATATCAGGGGCTTCgtaccaaatttatttttgtcaaatatcaaataCAGTGAAgtaatcaagaaaaaatttaaagaagGTCTCAAAATTAAAGCTCGGTGAGTAATataaattcaaacttttcatttaAGTTATTAAGTAACACTGATGATGAAGGAAAATCTGCTGGTTCCTATCctaagaaaagaaaacaaacaaatgtgAAAACTACAGACCGATATGCCTAATTTCAGTGTTCTACACTAGATTAATAGAAGAAAGACTAAGAGAAGGAGGAGACAAGAAATTGGAAGAAGAACAAGCAGCATTCGGTAGACAAACAATAGTTAATATTGTCatactaataaatataataaatagatataaaaaaagagaaacacTGCACTTAACCTTTATAGATCTGTGAGCAGCATTTGACTCAATCTACAGAAATAACGTGTGGAAGATAAAcaaactagaaataaaaaataattatcacaaGAAGCGTATATAAGAAATTAAGAGAAATAAAGATCAGGTTTGTTGATGGTAAAAGGGATGAGACAATGCTACAGCTTAAGCCCACTATTGATCATActaacaatggatgaaatacCAAAATATGTAAAGAAACCTAGGGGTACCTACAAACGAACGTGGGATACCTCAAAATGATCCCAATAAATTTAGAACGCTTACTACATGCAGAGGACATCTTAATTATAGAAGAAGATCACATAAAGATGGAAGCACTAACAAAAATGTGgatagaagaaatagaaatacTGCAAATGGAAACTGGGAGGATTGAAACAAAGTGAGACTATCAGGAAAAGAAGAACAAATAGAACAAATCACAACTTGGAAAAGTAATAACAGAGGGCGGAAAATAGAAATGGATgttataaatagaataaaaaaagcaacaaatataatcaataatcaAAAGAGAAATAATCAAAGAGAAAATGAGATAAGAGAAACCTAAACTGGTTTGGACATTTAACAATGATAAACAAGATAGATTAACAAAACGAATACACCAAGAAAATCAtggaatgaataaataaaataatatcttgaTAAAAAACAAGAATATAAACCACAtacaataaagaaattaaatatgaaGACAGAacttttgaaatagtatttttacTGACACGAAGACTttgaaatataatcaaaaataaatgatgtggtgaataaaatgacaaaaatttagaacattctaaattaaaaaataccacTTGAAAAATTAACAGGaagtataacaaaaaaatgaatacaatGTACATTAAAAAAAGTCACAAAACAAGgtacaaaaattggaaaaatttgatgGATATTGAAGGTTGAAAACGAAAAACCaagaaagaaattaatagaCCAACTAATTTGAATGGGGAAAAGAAGATTTGAGAAATATTCCAGTAGGCAGAAGGTATAAAAGAAATGGATACCAGATGGACTGGTACTATCATCTGATTTGTGAAAAAGTCTAGAGATGCTGAAGTTATAGTCCATAAAAGTCCACCATCTAGGATTTTAGCTACACTATCtgaagtttatttaaaaatattgttaaattgatacctatcgatttttaaatgtttcttgttcactgtttttttttattatcttttggattgatatattttttattatatgctTATTTTCATCCATTAATTATTTGAGAACTGTactgaaaataatggaaatgactaatgttttcattttcatttcattaattgCTTTGGTattcaaatttctaatattcatttttcagaGTATTATCAATTAACTCTGGTAATAtcattttgacattaaaatcgGGACAGGTTGACTCTGATCAGTGTCTAACGGATTTATCAAAAGCGAAACGTGGTGACCGATATCCTGGTGTAATTGTCCATACAAAACCCGAAGGAGCCGTTGTGATATTTTATGGAAATGTTAAGGGATGGCTCGATAAAAAGTATTTGGATGAACAGGACGACGACAAAAAACCAGAtcctcaattatttttctacgtAGGACAAGTGGTAAGTTTgtgagacatttttttttcttaaataatatCAACCGAAATTTCTTAGGTAAATCCATGGATACTTGGTGTTCAAAAGAATCAAGTTATCTTGTCACTCAGGcaaccaaaaaattttgaaacgttcGGAACTTTAGCCATAGGACAAAGAATTAAAGGTGTTGTCGGGGCTGTTCGTAAGGATAAGATTTTGGTAAAAACTTTAAAAGGAAGATCTTTGGGCGTGGTGCCTGTGAACCACCTAAGTGAAACTTTAGATTTGTGCTCTACTTTTATGAGtgagtatttaatttttaatatgatgttatatatgattaaatatattttttttagaaatgtatAAAGTTGGAGATGAAATCAGTGACTTGATATGTATAAACAATAGtgataaatcaattttgttATCAAGAAGAGAAGCTACAGCTTTAAAACGAACACCTTcgtttaaaataagaaaaattggtgCACTAAAAGTGGGAAATCTAGTAAGATGTTCCTATATATCAAACTGTGATTTAGGAATATATGTTTTACCTTTGATTGCAGATTATACTGATCAAATTTTAATCAGGAATAAGGtagatacattttatttttcaattatctaatGACATATCTTGTATAATCTAATTAGAGTATGGAAAAACATTGACTGGTGTTGTTAAGGCGTTTCTCAACAATCTGCTTGCTCGGCAGATATGGATAGAGACACCTGGCATGAGACAAGCTCAGGCACACATACATGGACCTTGTACATCTTTCACCAAACAACTTCTTCAACTAAATAAGCGTGAAATCAGACTAGTGACCTGACTTTTAACCGCACACGGTCATCTAAGACGCCATCCCCACAACACGGGTATTACAGATGATCCGGAATGTCGCTGGTGTATGAAGGAGGATGAAACTGCCCAGCACTTACTCGAACGCGCTTCAAACATATGCTCAAAGGCCTCTTGGTCGCCCACAATTCTATTACGAACTATGAGCATTGTCTGgtgttattattttaattaatatttgtttttattttcaggaTATCGTAGAGAAAGACATCGCTATTCCAAAATTTGAACCATACCAATGCATAGTAACAAAAGTATTAGAAATACAACATGAAACAAAGACAATTAGGTTATCTGCAAAATTGTCTCACGTGTTTGATAACAGGGTCGAAGTAagttattacataaaaaattattaacatgGCATTCCTGGAATTGTTTACTACCACTTCATCAACATTCACACTATATGGTCTTTCTGTAAGCTGGTAAAAAGGCTGTAAGTGACTATGGAAAAGACAAGTGCTCAATATAAGAtagtaataatttcaatttggatGTCTGccataaaattgttaattaatataTCTTAGTATCTTAAAGTTTGGGCTATAGTCGCCTATTCCAAGGACCCAACAAAATTTACTATTCAGATTTACTAATTATGACTGTAAATCGTATATTTTTAGAAGTACTGCTAGATGAACTGaattgattttcaatatttgaagtTATCTGTAATATTTATCTTGAAATGGTCATTTGAGAAGTTTTTTCACCCATTTTATGACTTCTGGCCTTAATGTTTAGAATGTACAAATTCCAAAGGATATAGTCGTCTATTCCAAGGACCCGACCGAAATTGACTTTTCATATTTACTGTAAATCATAGCTTTTTATAAGTATCCAAGATGAACTGAGTTGACTTGCAATACAGAAACTATCTGTAATATTGTGATctgaatatgaaataattacaaACTTTTAGACTTTTTAGACATAAAAGTTTCGAATGAAGTtatgttgaaattctttgattctaaacatttaaaaaacagGATGTTCTACTTAAATAAAAACAAGATGGTATTCCGATATAACCGGAAGGCAATGacaactgaaaatatttctacTGAAATGACTTCGTTGGAAAacgcaaataaaaatttttttttgttgaaaaaatataacgaTCAGTTTCCtatatgcatatcgattcatGAAGTTTGTTTTGTTCTAGAGCGTTTTGAATTTATTCAGTCAATCTCTGGTTGATATTCAAATACTAAGGAATTTTGGTAAAGAAAACGATTGGGACATTTGTCAATATCAACCGGGCGAAAGGATAGATTGTCTTGTTGAACTAGTGGGCGAGCAAGGTGGATGTCGTGTGAAATTACCAAACGGAGGTGTTGGATTAGTACCCGTTAAATTATGTCCAGGTAAAGAATAATATCAGCAAAATAGTTATACAATCTAAGATTACTATTTTACTTTGGTTCTCTTTGTCTACTTTCTTTTATCTTTTTAGGTATTCTTTTAATACCTATTCATTCTATCCATTTTAATCCGTTTCTGTTTGTTTTGCCTATTATATAGAGTTGATTGAATACTACCCTcagtttttttatctttttgtcTTTAAGTTAATTCACGTTTTTCTTATAGCTAATATTAAACGAGGTGATTCAGTAAATGGAGTATTTTTGTCacaaaatttcgttaaaaattatGCTGAGATTTGCCTCAAAGACCATATATCTCAAAGGATTAATAAATCTCAAGGTAAgtgatagaattaaaaaaaattcaaatcttttgtttaaattatttattttagatggTAAAATTATGTGTTCGAATTTGTCTTCTCGTATGGCCAAAGTTGTTTTAACCGATTCCCTTTGTTCGATATGTGTATTGAAACAAAAAGACGGTAATAGGCAATTGATATACACTCCCATGAGATCCcatgaaaatgattttaaaggATGGGGACACATTTATCAAAacgtaaaattcaaaatatgtatttgtgGGTAAGTACCAAAATTAACTAGTACAGTGTTGCCTTTATGTATTTAGTTACATTGCATTTTTTCTTAtgataaatcaaatttcacaAAGAATTTTTGACTactttaataatttccattctAAAGCAATTTATTATAGCATAAATATGTAATTCTTAAGCAATAacatacactgaaaaaaaaccTTTTCGGGTACTATCTCCTTATATTTTTCTTACCTTGTAGGTATATAGTAATTATATATTGTATTCACTAATTTGTATATTGTAATTTCAGGAAAACTGGTAACAATCTAATTGGTATGAATAAACAGTTGTTCTTGAAGCTGGATAAAAATAAAGCAACTATATCCAAAATCCAAGCTTTAAGAACAGAAAAAGTGAAGAAGaatgacaaaaagaaaaaattgtccatACAAGAAAGCATTGAAATGGTAGAAAATCATATTACTGAGGAAACTGATGagaataatgatgatgatgaaagtGTCGaggaagaaaatttagaagaaagTATTTCGGAGACTGAAACTGAAGTGAGTAAATAATGAGTAGCAAATATACTCATACCCTAGAATTAAATTGAAGACAAAgtataatatcttaaaatttttatttattttttaggacGATTCTCAAAGGGATATGGAAATGgatgaacaagaaaatatagaaGAGAATATTTCAGGAACTGAAATTGAAGTAGGTGAATAATGATTTGAATTCAGTTTAGAATTTACTTTACATACAATTACTAGAACTACTCAAActatctgtttatttttttaggatGAATCCCAAATGGATAACAGCGACATCGAAATGGATGAACCAGATATTGTCGAGAAAACTTCAAATTCAAAAGCTTTGATATCAGGAGtcaattcatttttccaaaCGAATGGAGATGTAAAACGAGAAGATTCATCTTCAGACGAAGAAGATCAGGATATTAatgttaaaaagaaaaagaaattgacAGCCGTAGAACGAGCTCAGGCGGCGAGAGAAGAAGAggaaagaattttgaaaatcgagAAACAATTAGCAGATACTACAAGGGCGCCGGAAAGTGCAGAAGAATTTGATAGGTTATTACTAGCTAATCCTAACTCATCTCAACTTTGGACTAAATATATAGCTTTCCATACAGCAGTAAGTCTTATTATTTACAGTTGTTCTATTAAGGAGAAATCTGACAGTCTAAGTCTAAATGTTGACATGACagaattaaagagaaaataactgccagatttaaataattacaaatttttcagtttttttaatgttatatcTAAATTTTACTGTATTAATTAGACTCCTTGTGAAAGTTGGCTGGTTTTAGAATTCAGTATTTCTAAGGTCATCAATGGCTCGATAAAGGCTCTTCCAATAAAGGGACCTCTACTTCAACTATCTAGATCTGTAGGGAGTCGCCTTTTTAGTCATCTTACTCTTTTTGATTCTAATTAAGGTTGTATTAGATGATTCTAATGGAATCTATGGTATCTAACGTaatttatctcgaaaaatatttcttgataacaatttaaaaatatatatatgtatatatattttatttttattttaggcAACAGAATTTGATAAAGCTCGAGCTGTAGCTAAAAGGGCACTAGAAGCGATAAATATCGCTCTAGTAGACGAGAGATTCAACATATGGATAGCCCTACTCAACTTGGAAAATATGCTGGGAACAAAggtacatttttcataaaaacctTGATCATTAACAAGTTTTTAGTTTAAATGAATGTacaatctaaacaaaaataatacatattgaCAATTAACCTCAAATTGCAAAAAGTTTATTATAGAAAAAGCatttcacaataaattataCCATATGAGGAGTAAAAATTCAAATGgaatattattcttttttcaCTTTAGTGAGAAAATGGGGCTTTTGTTTTAAGAGGTAATGAGCAGGAATACTTATTTGTTACATGTAAAACTGAGTAAGGGGGATATATAAGATATGATAGTATCTCAAATAAGACAAATACGGTTTTTAGACTAGCTGTCATTAAAAGAATGgataaaattctttttgaatttaaaatgtgGATAATAACCTTTTTGAAGTAGAGCGAACAGGATTATACTCTATTTGATCGCAATAAAAAAGAAcctatagaaataaaaatgaattttatttattaatataacaaACAATGAGAGATCAAGCAAAAAAACAACTCCTCCTCCATCCTCCTCGTTACAGTCACAGTCTTGTGAATCATcaagttttttatcattttgccaattttcatcataaagTAACAGCAACGtctgtaaatttgaaaatttttcgacTTCGACTTTTTCGGCATTTTTCAATTCCTTGGAATGGGTTTTTTTATGTTTGCCAAATTTTTGCGTCTTTtagtaatcaattaaaattttttcgaacTATCGTCATGTCAATAGTTATTTTGCGATCTTGAACGAGTTTGACTAATGTTTGAAAAACCCTGTGCAGCAATAATGTCTTGGTGAGAAAGTTTCATACATTTATATGTTGGTCCATCATGTTTACATGGtatctgaaaattttcttaattgggAAAATGATCCAGATATCTAAAATAACACTGTAAATAACTTCTTAAccttgattaaaaatattaatgatcTAGCTGTATTGCTTTGCTTTTTGTCGTTTCTACATCTCTTTCTGCTACCCTTATTAGCATTACTGTCTACAAATCCTTCCAATTCCATTacttgccatgcaaaaaataaatatattccattaaatccgctagaaaacaATCAAACAAACAGCTATCGAGTTTAGTTTTAAAGcaactaatttgttttttaggAATCGTTTGATCAAACATTCGACGAAGCTGTTAAATATAATGATTCCCTTCAAATTTACTTGAAAACCATACAAATATTGGCGGAAAATGGTAAAATTGCTgatatggaagaaaaaattcgaaaagcTAGGAACAAATACAAACATGTCCCCCAAATGTGGTTGGAAATAGCTAAAACTTACTAtcaaattggaaattttaaagaAGCTAGAAATTTCAAAGACGCCGCTTTGAAATCGATTCAAAACAAAAAGACTCGTAAGTTAAATACTAGTTTTTATGGGAAACATTTTCTTggtataaaaatgtatttctatttAATGTTTTAGAGCTGGAGATAATTGTAAAATTCGCAATCATGGAGTTTAAATACGGAGATGAAGATCATGGAGCAGCTATATTTGAAACTATACTCAGTACTGATCCAAAAAAAGTTACTATTTGGACCACATATGTTGATCAACTAGTTAAAAAGGGGAACATTAGTGAAGCTAGGTAATAAACTATTTACCATTCTTTACAATTCGCTAACATTTTTTCCCTTATTAGTTATTTCCAAGCGAATCAGGAATCGGTATCTTTTAGTGCAGTCTGCTTCCGGAATTTGAGGAGCTTCTCTCAATAATTCAtttccagaaatatttttaaaacctaGGATCAATTTATAGAAGGAGCTAAGAACTTTTCTCAACTTCTAGAACCTTTAATAACATTAAACTTGagaaatttccaagaaaatacAATTCTAATGACACAAACCTCTTGGACTCACGCCACAGACAACTACACTTCAAGTTTTTCTTTGGTCTGTGGAAATTTAGAATAATCCACTACATTTGAGGACATGCTtaaaattcaaatgaactgccaattgtttttttttcatcttctgtAACTACTTCCCTCATAAAACCAACTTTTAGATCTTTGTATAGAGTTAAGAGTTGAACTTTCGAAAATGGATGTTTGATTTGTTTACACAACCCTAGAACTCGTTTATTTACCTTGTTTTggtatcatttttatttatagcatAATACACTTTAATTATGGATCTACatgatgtttattaaataataatatccaaAAAATAGGCCCTCTTCAAAAGAGGAGAGATGTGGATCTTCTTCAACTTGCAATCTAAGAAACTTCCAAAGAAAATACAAGCGACTAAATTGTCTTGAACTCCTTTTTGGTACAGAACAGACCgcttacactaccactacaccaacacaggtaaaccttcagtctctgaagacgataactaggttatcgaaacgcacgtcagacgaAATAAGTGAGTTTTGGTGTAgcggtagtgtaaacagtgtgttcagtatgaatatcaccaatacTTCCAAAAATTGCAACTTAGACAACTTTAGTGCCGCAACCTACATTTTCTTTGATCCTTCGAAATGTAGACCATATTCTACAGCCTCAAATCGACCATCCAAAGTGTTTGCagtcctttattattttttccacaatactaacttttgattttataattaacgctttcatgaaatattaactacattcaataaaaaatat is from Diorhabda sublineata isolate icDioSubl1.1 chromosome 1, icDioSubl1.1, whole genome shotgun sequence and encodes:
- the LOC130441065 gene encoding protein RRP5 homolog, translating into MGECEESFPRGGTRPRVSATKRKQDDNLFSAVVKPKRKKPRKEKRIPKKVITEDSFHSSLKIRGTLTYNSIRTDMIILGCIRHITNFSLEIELPGLTFGYVNITRISDPFTKYLHSKMEDDDEDTVTLLTRMFKVGQHVLTKVTNIGTNQKGVHVECTINPREIYNDKNHTSFVKSYLVWASVMSKHEHGYEMNIGVNNCRVFLHTKNVDKDRHLFIGEPIWCTVLKCDSSNEASNLRVSSKIEHIKNTKTEDVQSLHDIIPGMKVEILIEEVTNNGVQGKFLNNFFGHIDEGHLNKNIFKYQEGNLITANVLYIDHTIKVTYLTTYDLDLVPEPEYKIGEIKMAEVTSKSHNGVYLTLPSKERCFVTNKRLIHSLPKQHQNINISDSVRLKFALGTNRQCRILDYNRLTRTYIGTLEQSLIKEKLFTTSDVTIGQLLDVTIRTIKPEGLVVTSGHIRGFVPNLFLSNIKYSEVIKKKFKEGLKIKARVLSINSGNIILTLKSGQVDSDQCLTDLSKAKRGDRYPGVIVHTKPEGAVVIFYGNVKGWLDKKYLDEQDDDKKPDPQLFFYVGQVVNPWILGVQKNQVILSLRQPKNFETFGTLAIGQRIKGVVGAVRKDKILVKTLKGRSLGVVPVNHLSETLDLCSTFMKMYKVGDEISDLICINNSDKSILLSRREATALKRTPSFKIRKIGALKVGNLVRCSYISNCDLGIYVLPLIADYTDQILIRNKDIVEKDIAIPKFEPYQCIVTKVLEIQHETKTIRLSAKLSHVFDNRVESVLNLFSQSLVDIQILRNFGKENDWDICQYQPGERIDCLVELVGEQGGCRVKLPNGGVGLVPVKLCPANIKRGDSVNGVFLSQNFVKNYAEICLKDHISQRINKSQDGKIMCSNLSSRMAKVVLTDSLCSICVLKQKDGNRQLIYTPMRSHENDFKGWGHIYQNVKFKICICGKTGNNLIGMNKQLFLKLDKNKATISKIQALRTEKVKKNDKKKKLSIQESIEMVENHITEETDENNDDDESVEEENLEESISETETEDDSQRDMEMDEQENIEENISGTEIEDESQMDNSDIEMDEPDIVEKTSNSKALISGVNSFFQTNGDVKREDSSSDEEDQDINVKKKKKLTAVERAQAAREEEERILKIEKQLADTTRAPESAEEFDRLLLANPNSSQLWTKYIAFHTAATEFDKARAVAKRALEAINIALVDERFNIWIALLNLENMLGTKESFDQTFDEAVKYNDSLQIYLKTIQILAENGKIADMEEKIRKARNKYKHVPQMWLEIAKTYYQIGNFKEARNFKDAALKSIQNKKTQLEIIVKFAIMEFKYGDEDHGAAIFETILSTDPKKVTIWTTYVDQLVKKGNISEARQVLERSVSQRLPLKQMKSLFLKYRIFEEQHGTPAKVEEVKEKAKEYVSKISVN